A region from the Eublepharis macularius isolate TG4126 chromosome 13, MPM_Emac_v1.0, whole genome shotgun sequence genome encodes:
- the LOC129341710 gene encoding 40S ribosomal protein S25-like, with protein sequence MPPEDDKKKKDTGKLTKKDKDPVNKSGSKAKKKKCSKGKVRDTLNNLVLFNKATYDKLCKEVPNYKLIMLAVVSERLKIHSSLARAALQELLSKGLIKLVSRHRAQVIYTCNTKGEDAPVAGEDV encoded by the coding sequence ATGCCTCCCGAGGACGACAAGAAGAAGAAGGACACGGGCAAGTTGACCAAGAAGGACAAGGACCCTGTCAACAAGTCCGGCAGCAAAGCCAAGAAGAAGAAGTGTTCAAAGGGGAAGGTGAGGGACACACTCAACAACCTCGTGCTCTTCAACAAAGCCACGTACGACAAGCTGTGCAAGGAGGTGCCCAACTACAAGCTCATCATGCTGGCCGTTGTCTCCGAGAGGCTCAAGATCCACAGCTCCCTGGCCCGAGCGGCGCTCCAAGAGCTGCTCAGCAAAGGTCTAATCAAGCTGGTGTCCAGGCACAGAGCCCAGGTGATCTATACCTGCAACACCAAGGGAGAGGATGCACCAGTTGCTGGGGAGGATGTATGA